One Solanum lycopersicum chromosome 4, SLM_r2.1 DNA window includes the following coding sequences:
- the LOC101245053 gene encoding uncharacterized protein has product MNANRTDWSRRLDNDVWAYRTAYKTPIGMYPYQLVYGKACHFPIELENKAMWAFKKLKMDWTEKVDQRLNGLNELDELRLFPGKLKSKWTGPFLITKVFSHGVVELENEEGAKFTLNEQKIKIYLGHAKSVHEVVEAYPLDEV; this is encoded by the exons ATGAATGCTAATAGAActgattggtcaaggaggcttgataaTGATGTTTGGGCCTACCGAACTGCATATAAGACTCCTATTGGTATGtatccataccaacttgtatatgggaaggcttgtcactttCCGATCGAGTTAGAGAACAAAGCAATGTGGGCATTCAAGAAACTGAAGATGGATTGGACTGAAAAAGTAGACCAACgactaaatgggttgaatgagctcGATGA GCTacgcttgtttccgggcaaacTCAAATCCAAGTGGACAGGGCCATTCCTCATCACTAAAGTGTTCTCACACGGAGTGGTTGAGTTGGAAAATGAGGAGGGTGCAAAGTTCACATTAAACGAGCAAAAGATTAAGATCTACTTGGGGCATGCAAAGAGCGtccatgaagtggttgaggctTATCCCCtcgatgaagtctga